Sequence from the Torulaspora delbrueckii CBS 1146 chromosome 5, complete genome genome:
CCAGAGTTCAAACCATTGCAAGATTCGATTCTCGTGAAAATTCCAAGCTCATGTACGGTGTATGGGAAGCTAAACAAGATCAATGCGATTAGTTCTGATCCACAGGCAAAGAATGGACCTTTTCTAGCTCAAGAGTCCACTGGCCCATCAGCATTCTCGAGAATAATGACTGGTGAACATCCTGCAAATCTGATGATGGCTTCTCCTACTCCAATGTCGAATATAACCGTTGTCAACATCGATACAGATGACAAAGGGGGGCTATACGTACCAGATTTTGCTGAAAATGTGCTATGCTACAGCGGAGACTTAACATTGGATAAGAAAAGTCGAGTTGAAGGCTATGGTGTCCTTGCACTTGCTGGAAAAGGTCCTGTGTATCAAATAATATTAAAGGAGGGCGAAGAAATGATGGTGACAAGCGAATCAATCCTAGCTTATGATTCCCAAGTTGCATTAAAATTAGTGAAACTGAATTCTTCCTATGGTTTCCCCAAAGGCGTGAGTGAGTTCTTGTCCAAATATTTTGCTCGCTACTATGACCAAGCTTATATTACTTGGAATAAGTGGTTTACCGGAAGCAAGATTTACAGTAACATTCAAGGACCTGGAAcgttcttcttgcaaaCGCACTTCATCGCAGGCTCCAAGACCTATACCGAGAAGGACATAATGGAAGCTCTCGATTCAAGAAACTaaatattctttcaacatgaCCATTTATCAATATTATACAAATGCTTGCACATACATAAATTTAAAAGTAAGATCCAAAGGAGTACCCAAAGAAGGCGCCAAGGTATGCACCAACAACCACTGGAACGGGCCACGCCTGCCAATCTCTATCCCAATCCAATGGGATCACAACACAACTTGACCATGCTCCGATGACTATCATAATAAAATACTTCTTCCACAGGCCGACCTTGAAGTCTCCATTGAAAACCTGGTAGATCGCAGGATGTGCCAGGTAACAACAATGTAGTGCTAGCATCCAGGTTTCCTTCCATTTTTCTGTCACTGGTGCGCCAAATAATATAATGATGAGCACTGCAGGTAGAGTCAATAGTAATGTAGCGCATAGAGAAATTAAAGTCAGTGGTACTTTCAGTTTAAGTATCTTGTTTCCATATACTGTAGATTTATTGAATTGGATCCCAAGATATGCTAGTTGCAAGGGAATTAATGCAAACAGTAGCTTCAAGCTGTCAAATCCATCTGAGATATAAATATAGTAATAAAGAAGCGGTATAATATGCCATGGAACGGTTAAAAGTGTCTTTCTCACATATACTGGAGGGTTATCGTGGTCTACatgcttcttcttattaCTTCTATTGGTCAGAGTATTGTCATCAGAAAATGACACGGTTTTCTTCACGGTGGCCCTCTTTTTCACTCCCATATTGACTAAGGCTTGCCAAGTATTATTGGTCTCCTGATCGACTTCAACTCACCAAAGTAGTCAACTTTAGAGGTCGCTAAACTATTTAAGATTCgatatttgaaaaattacagcTATTTCGCGCCTTCATAGCGTAACCTTtaataaagaaaaaataGATAATTATTACATTTATTCGATTGTGAAAATGCCAAAACGTTCCGATTATTTACAAAGCGATCTTAATGAAAACTCAACGTTGATAAGATCCCGCCAAATCTCGAAATGGGCCCTCTTACCGactttttgagaaatttgcTTTCTTCTGTCCGTCGACAACCTTTTGAATCGCTGAATGACATTGAAATCCAGCATTGGTCTCAATACATGTGTTGTCTTGTAATGCTCGTTGGAAAGTCTTTCCATTCTAGGGTTTAGACCACCTAATTGTAGTTCTTTTTCTGtaatttgttgttgaacaacGTAGAGCCGACGATATACGTCCTCTCTCAGAGGAAGCAGTTTGAATACAGAGCCATCCACTTGTCCCCCAATAGcttggaaatttttcatgTTCGCTTGGGCTggttcaaactcttcattttTAGGCAGTAATGCCATGCAGGTATTGGTGGAATGCAAATTGAAACTCGTGCAATGGAGAAGTCTTTGACCAGAAAGAGAGTTTGGCTCGTCAGGAGCGTACTTGAATACATGTAGTATGTCGTCAGTGTCAGTtattgcaaagaaaatgtCACCTCCGTTAACCAAAAATTCGACTGACACTGTCTCCATTTTGGCAATACTTCTTCCCAGTGGGATCATTCTATAAGGTTCAGCATCGAAACCGACAAATTGGAAACCTTGCATTGCGTCTCCAATAATCATGAAGTTACCGAAACTTTTGGCATCAGTGACAAACACAGGAATATCTAAAAATGCGACGGGCACAACAGAATTATCATCCTGCACATCTCTCACTAGGACCTTTTGGCTTtgattgatcaaaaatctccCGCTAATTTCGCAAACTGTACTGACAGTTCCTCTGATTTCCTCTTGGAACACTTCGCTtaacttgaaattggtaTCAGGTTTGCCAGGTTCAGGAACCACCTCCGTTATATCAAAAACGAAAAACGAACCTGATGGTGGTAGATCTTCAGTTCCAACCACCGCGACGCCAACAATCAcatattctttcttgcGTCTTGTTCTCGAATCCAACTGAATCAGCATGGATTTTGCATCGTTGATCAAGGTATTTGCGGGAAGTTCTTTTTTATCGATGATGTTCCAAGTCTTGGGATTAACCAGTAGGATACCACTTTGAAAGCCTTTGGCATGTGGAACATTTTCCTGGTAGCCAACTAGCTTTTCGCCGTCTTCGGCAAGCGCTTCATATTCGATTTCCCTCGCATAGGATGCTATGAACATCTGCGACCTCTCATGGAAGGTTACATTCGTAAGCGTCATGAAATCCTCCAGAACGTCACTTATATCAATCCGTTTAAGTGGGAGCTTGTTTCCGTAATATATGTTGTTCCGGTCTAACGTGTAAACTCTGGCattcttgatatcatcCACACACATTACAGAACTTTTACACCACCTGGTCAAAGACACCAATGGTATGTTAGCAAAGCGATAGAGTCTGGGCGAGgaatcatcttctttgatgatgatatatGGGACGGATCCTGTGATTAAAATAACCGAGTAACCATTATACTCTGGAACATAATGCATATTCCTTTCAATAGCGCTGACACCTTTCGCATAAGCATTATCTGGGGCACCGGTGACAGGCAAATCACTGGAGGTAATATTCCTGAAAAATCGACTACgtcttgatgaagatttcttgtaCTGATAAATCTCTCCGCCAAAAGTTAGAATTGTCAGAAATTCCTCCTTGTTGTTGCTTCCCAATTTATTGATCATCACCTGCTTGATAGATGGGTCAGGTATCACTTCTTCTGGCAATTGATATGTGCTAATATAGAGGCTTTCATTCAAGATATCGACACCGTTGAGCTGGAAAATACGGTCATTATGCTCCTTACCgaaaaagatgatttgATTATCCGCCGTCACAAAAGTAAAGAGTAActgttcttcatctgaaaCTTCAAGACCTGTTAGAAACTCATTGCACATATTGGTCTGTGAAATAAAACCTGAAGTGATCACCATCTCCTTAAGAACATCTGGCAGATCAACCCTCAGAAGTTTCTTTCTATGTTTCATTTCCAGCTCGTAAATCTTAATGTCACCTCGAGACACTGTGATCAATATGTATGGATCCATCACAGAGACGTGAACGACCTCATAGTCGAATTTCATAGTCGTTAGTCGACGAAAATTGGTATCGTACAGGATAAGATTATTAGTTGTCACTTGAACTATACGTTTATCACCTCCGAACATGGAAATACAAACAGTAGTGGCATCTCTGCGAAACCTTCCCTCCTTATGCAAGGCGAAGTTATTATCAATCTCGTAAATATCGCTTTTGGCTTTATTAGAATCTGTAGTAACCAAATACTTGTCCCTATTCTTgattttcaaattccatATCTGAGTTACGCTAATGAATTTAAGAGCGACCTCTACCGTGGGCCTGACACTTCCTTGAATCTCAGTCAAATGCGATCCACTCCCATTACCAGAGGTAGCTACCATAGAATATTCGTTCCTGTTTGGATTCAGCAAGCCTTTAACATATTTCTCAACTGAGCAGACTTTGCCGACAGCCAGTGATGTTATTGGTCCAATATTCTTTATCGTGGAGAGCAATTCGATGTCAAAGGGTGTGACTGTCTCGACGATAACTTCCTTATTATCATCTGCTTTCCCTGCGTCAGAAGCCTCATCCGAGTAAAGGTTAtcctcgtcttcatctttgtcGAAAGAACTTTCCATTGCTTCTGAGAATATCTTGTGCTCGTCTCTACTCTCAGCTGCCGATTTCAGGTTGTTTAGCCTTACCACCAAAGCATCACCGGATTTGAAGCCCATCAGAAGATCCATATTATTGTTAGAAGATCTGCTATTTAAACGCGACATGCATGTGCAACCTTGATTATTCTTGAGTGTATCATTAACAATTGGTAGCTTAATTATGTCAAATTTTATAAGCAGCCTTCCTTCCGACTCCAACTGCACATAATAGACGTTGGAATTGGCATCCATCAGTAGCAGAGTTTCATCATTTACTTTGTCACTTGTCGGAGGAGACCAACAGCGGGCGATGGATTGCGGCAGCAGAATCTCGTATTTTGAATTGTCTATGATTCTCCCTTGCCTCAAGTTTCGATCACTGAATGAGTTAAGCAGAATCACCGATTGCAAAGCACCGCTGTTATCAGCAAATGCCAGTTCATTGGCTCCCACAATCATGCATCCGTTGGAGATCGGAACTAAACTATGGAAATCCCAACTCAAACCAGTCAATTTACCTATTGTTGTAGCTCCAAATTTTGTGGTATTGTCAGTGGACGAGATCTCCAATGTAAAGATCATATATGATATTGGCTGTGGATTCAACTGACGGTTTCCTGCCCATATTAATGTTGGTTCAAACAGTATGGCTATGGTAGGTTTGCTAAAGTTGTTAAGAAATTGTACATCAATAACGTTTCGTATCTCACTGTGCAATTCCTTGGCAACGAATATTTTACTGGGATATGTTACTTTGTCACTGCTagtcttcatcctcttgACATCATTATTCTCCGCATCTGCctcctcgtcatcatcagtTGCTGCCCTAAAAGGTAATAATGCAAGGACGTCGTTATTGAGTATTATTGCGCATCTCTTGGAAGGATCGAGTCTAAAATATGATTGTTGCGCTATCTCTAACAAGGATAAGTCCCTAAATTTATCCTCGTAGTAATGCAAACTAGCAGTCTCTATCGAATTTGACAGTGGATCAAATTTCACAATGGATACCTTGGCGATTGATGTGCATAGTAGTAGACAATCCAGTGAAGAATTCACCTGAGGAATCAAAGCCAAATCGGTGATTTTTCCATGAAACTTGAATTCATTGGTTAAAAAGAGCTTGGCTGACTCATCAACGCGGTAAACACTAAGCACGTTGGTCCTCACAGTTAACAATTCCTCATATTCAGAAGTGGTGAAATAACCTGTTATTGAGTGCGAAACAACAGTTGGATCGAGCACGTCATCGTAAACATTCATCCTGCAGACGACTGAGAGCCACAAACACCAAAATTGGATCCCTGGACGCTTTATCAGACGCTGAACTGGCCGGTTTAGTCTTGAAGTATCGTTAGTAGTCGGAATATGTCATTTATCGTCAAAGGTCACGTGGGTCAGTTGTTAAAGACTAGCTattgaagcttcaaatcatcGCCATTGACCTCAATGGCACCCACAGTAGCTAATGTTGAGCTCCCAACTAGGGTGGAGTACCATGATGCATCATATAGTGAGTGTTTAGCTAGTTGAGTCTGGAAAAAACCCGTGCACCGCATACTTTTAGCATAAGTATGGTCAATCttaaagtgaaaagttATACAATTAGATGACtattgaaagatcaacacTTCATAGGGGCATTGGTTGCACCATGAGTATGTCTTATACCATTGTTATCAAACTGGGATCGTCGTCCCTTGTAGATGAAATGACGAAAGAGCCCAAACTGTCAATTATGTCGCTCATAGTGGAGACTGTTGTGAGATTGAAGCGGATGGGCCATAAAGTTATCATAGTTTCGAGTGGTGGGATCGCAGTAGGATTGAAGACGCTAGGATTGGAAAAGAGACCCAAGAAACTGGCTGAAGTCCAGGCAATTGCTGCTGTAGGTCAAGGTAGGCTTATTGGAAGATGGGATGGACTTTTCGCCGAATTTGACCAGAGAATTGCACAGATTTTGATCACTAGGAATGATATAGCGGATTGGTCACAGTATAAGAATGCTCAAAATACTATCAATGAACTGTTGAAGATGGGTGTAGTGCCAATTGtcaatgaaaatgataCTCTTTCTGTTAGTGAAATTAAGTTTGGCGATAATGATACATTGTCAGCGATTACAGCAGCATTGATCGGTGCAGACTACTTATTTTTGTTGACAGATGTTGACTGTCTTTACACTGACAATCCCAGGACCAATCCTTCGGCTACCAGTATACTAATTGTCCCAGACTTATCGAAGGGACTGCCTGGGGTTAACACCTCAAGCGGGTCTGGATCTGACGTTGGCACAGGTGGGATGCAGACAAAACTTGTTGCTGCAGATCTTGCGACAAATGCTGGGGTCCATACGGTTATTATGAAAAGCAATGCGCCAGCAAATATATTGAAAGTGGTTAACTATATGCAAACTCTCGATGGGGAAAAACCAGTGTATGATGATCTGGAGGATTTACAGAAACGGGAATTGCTAAAACTGAAGCAGTTGAATGTTCCACTGCACACGAAGTTCATTGCCAATGATAACCAGCATCATTTGAATAACAGAGAATTTTGGATGCTACACGGCCTCGTTACGAGCGGAGCAATTATTATAGATGAAGGTGCGTACGCAGCTCTTACACGTAAGGACAAAGCAGGTCTCTTACCAGCAGGTGTCATTGATACAGAAGGTTCATTCCATGAGTTGGAGTGCGTTGACTTGAAGATTGGTCAACGTTTGCCCGATGGCTCTTTGGATACAAGCAAACCTCTCAAGACTGTCGGTAGGGCAAGATCTAACTATCACAGCTCAGAGCTGAACAGAATAAAAGGTTTGCAAAGCGATCAAATCGAAGATGCTCTGGGCTACGCGGGTAGTGAGTATGTTGCCCATAGGCAGAATTTGGCATTTCCTCCTCATTAAAACTTTATAGAATTACTTAAACAACTAATATCATATGAAAATGATCAGCTTGCTGTCCTTACTGACAAAAAATGATTGCATACGTGATATGTCTGACTCAGAGAAGATATTTGGGAGTGGTATATGCAgcttcttttctttgtagACATTTaaatttttgttcttgatctctAACGCATTTTCCTGCGGATTATAACGTAATTCCAAATCCGACCCTGAGTTGATCTgagaagaaacttcaaTCCTAAGCTTGAACTTTTCTGTGTCCTTAGTTTTTCTGATTCTCACATCGAATTGTAATTCTGGTAATTCCACTGTTGCTTGATGCCTATTTTCTTGTCGATCAGCAATTCTCAGGCTGTCAATCTCCTCAATCAATGGTCCACCCGATTGTTTGTTGCTTGGTATCAGTGGAGGtagttcatcatcatctgcGTTCCCTAGAAGACCGCTTGGCTCATCATCTAGTAAACTTCGCTTCATTCTAAGAATATTTGATGGACCGTCATCTTCAGCCTCAGCAGCCTTAGCTAtattttcttgataattATTGGTCAGCTCACTTAAATGAATTTCCAAAGCTGGAATTGCTTcacctttcttcttcatcttaGGAAATGCAATATgttctcttgaaattcctACAACGTCAGACAATTCGCATGATTCCAAGCACCATTCGATCACAATTTCTCTCAATTGTAAATCGTCACTGATCCAACCCATGCAATCGGTATTGATGCAACAATCCCATACGTAACACATTGCGCCCTTCTTGTCCGTATCTTCTCGTACCGATGAAGTAACTATAGGAACTTCCCACTGATTGTTCATAATTAATGGATACACCACCGATGAGGTAAACTCAATGTCTGGCTTAGGAACTTCGTCATGGTGACATATATTAATAAATGCTTTCGTATTGGCCtttaatttcaacaagtgTGATGGTCTGCCTTCTGTACTTATTAATTTGGATTTAACGACAAAATCAGGAATTGGCTCCAAGTTTACCACAGAGTTCGAGCTCTCTGCAGCTGGTCGTAGCATAAAATCCATTAAATGGTTTAGCAATGGGCTGCCTTGATCTATTGAGCGATGATAATGAACTTGCAAGCTCGATGAATCGTTATAAAGTTTATCACGTGAAATTACAAGTCTCTGGTTACTAGCTTATTTATGTATTAACTaaccaaaaatttgaatatCATCGTTCTTGATGGCTTCTAGCTCGGGTGCATTACCGTTCTCTTCTGTATCGTTTTCGTTTTCGTTGAAATCAACTCTTTGACCTAATAGACCAGcgaaaaattcatcaatttgtTCGTCCGACCATTTGTAACCCAAATCTCTTGGTGCCTCGAAGTTGGCGATTGGTTCTTGAACTGTGTAATTCAACTTTCTACCCTTGGAGGCCTTTGTATCGACATTCTTTTTGAGTTTGTTGTTGGAGCGTGATGTGATGGCGATATTGGCCGTGGCTCCATTAGAATTCTTTGCATCTAGTATCTTCTTGTCGACCAGATCGTTTAGCAGTACTCTGTAGAAATCCTCATCGTCAAATATATATGGATTCTCAGCTGTATCTAGAGCGCTAttgtctttctttctcGGATCGTAATTGGCAGGAACGTCTatgtcatcttcaacaatatCATCCGGGGTTTCTGCATTGAGAAGCGGCAATCTGCCACTTGAtagatcttcttgaaatcgTACGGGGGTgatatttcttctgctgAGAGAAGTACGTTTTAGCAGTCTTTCCGAATCTGCTAGTTGATTCTCAACCTGAACGTCTGAAGGTTGGTTTATAGCCTTGAATTTTGTAGAGTTTAGTGCATGGCTTCCAGAGGctgatgaaacttttgtAGACCATTTGTTCAAAACAGCTGAACGgtacttcttcaactcgCCATCCAATCTATCGGTTTCTTTCTCGAGCTCTGCCATAGTTCTCTTGCCCTTCCTATCGGAAGCTTCTGGCTCCTGAGAAATATGATCCTTTATCTGAAACTCCGTTCTGAAGTCGATCATTTGCCCCAGCACTTTCTCGAGCAATTGCTGAGTCTTTTTCGTTAATTTGGCAATATTAGCTTCTTCACACTGTTTCCACGATTCTTTGGTCAAGGGCAGAACATTAGCAGAATTAACAGctttttgcaattttaTTCTGACGTCGATGATGTTTTCGAATAGTTTCCCCTGCTCTAGGATACAAAGACCCTTCGCAGCATCCCTTTGGGTAGTCTCTGACAGTTTTTTAACTGCGCTATTTGTTTCCTGTTGTATCAGTTTCGCCAAACGCTCTCTCTTATACTGCGCATCCTCCGTTTCACTAGCTCCACTCTCCTCCTCGCTCTCGCTTAgcaattcatcttcagaatcagttttcaaagacaCCGCATCACTCTCACTCTCACTCTCACTCTCACTCTCACTCTCACTCTCACTCTCACTTGCACCCTCACCTTGGTCCTGtgattcttcctcatccgCGTATAA
This genomic interval carries:
- the GPI11 gene encoding mannose-ethanolamine phosphotransferase GPI11 (similar to Saccharomyces cerevisiae GPI11 (YDR302W); ancestral locus Anc_5.320) is translated as MGVKKRATVKKTVSFSDDNTLTNRSNKKKHVDHDNPPVYVRKTLLTVPWHIIPLLYYYIYISDGFDSLKLLFALIPLQLAYLGIQFNKSTVYGNKILKLKVPLTLISLCATLLLTLPAVLIIILFGAPVTEKWKETWMLALHCCYLAHPAIYQVFNGDFKVGLWKKYFIMIVIGAWSSCVVIPLDWDRDWQAWPVPVVVGAYLGAFFGYSFGSYF
- the PRO1 gene encoding glutamate 5-kinase (similar to Saccharomyces cerevisiae PRO1 (YDR300C) and YHR033W; ancestral locus Anc_5.318), whose protein sequence is MSMSYTIVIKLGSSSLVDEMTKEPKLSIMSLIVETVVRLKRMGHKVIIVSSGGIAVGLKTLGLEKRPKKLAEVQAIAAVGQGRLIGRWDGLFAEFDQRIAQILITRNDIADWSQYKNAQNTINELLKMGVVPIVNENDTLSVSEIKFGDNDTLSAITAALIGADYLFLLTDVDCLYTDNPRTNPSATSILIVPDLSKGLPGVNTSSGSGSDVGTGGMQTKLVAADLATNAGVHTVIMKSNAPANILKVVNYMQTLDGEKPVYDDLEDLQKRELLKLKQLNVPLHTKFIANDNQHHLNNREFWMLHGLVTSGAIIIDEGAYAALTRKDKAGLLPAGVIDTEGSFHELECVDLKIGQRLPDGSLDTSKPLKTVGRARSNYHSSELNRIKGLQSDQIEDALGYAGSEYVAHRQNLAFPPH
- the CFT1 gene encoding cleavage/polyadenylation factor CFT1 (similar to Saccharomyces cerevisiae CFT1 (YDR301W); ancestral locus Anc_5.319), which produces MNVYDDVLDPTVVSHSITGYFTTSEYEELLTVRTNVLSVYRVDESAKLFLTNEFKFHGKITDLALIPQVNSSLDCLLLCTSIAKVSIVKFDPLSNSIETASLHYYEDKFRDLSLLEIAQQSYFRLDPSKRCAIILNNDVLALLPFRAATDDDEEADAENNDVKRMKTSSDKVTYPSKIFVAKELHSEIRNVIDVQFLNNFSKPTIAILFEPTLIWAGNRQLNPQPISYMIFTLEISSTDNTTKFGATTIGKLTGLSWDFHSLVPISNGCMIVGANELAFADNSGALQSVILLNSFSDRNLRQGRIIDNSKYEILLPQSIARCWSPPTSDKVNDETLLLMDANSNVYYVQLESEGRLLIKFDIIKLPIVNDTLKNNQGCTCMSRLNSRSSNNNMDLLMGFKSGDALVVRLNNLKSAAESRDEHKIFSEAMESSFDKDEDEDNLYSDEASDAGKADDNKEVIVETVTPFDIELLSTIKNIGPITSLAVGKVCSVEKYVKGLLNPNRNEYSMVATSGNGSGSHLTEIQGSVRPTVEVALKFISVTQIWNLKIKNRDKYLVTTDSNKAKSDIYEIDNNFALHKEGRFRRDATTVCISMFGGDKRIVQVTTNNLILYDTNFRRLTTMKFDYEVVHVSVMDPYILITVSRGDIKIYELEMKHRKKLLRVDLPDVLKEMVITSGFISQTNMCNEFLTGLEVSDEEQLLFTFVTADNQIIFFGKEHNDRIFQLNGVDILNESLYISTYQLPEEVIPDPSIKQVMINKLGSNNKEEFLTILTFGGEIYQYKKSSSRRSRFFRNITSSDLPVTGAPDNAYAKGVSAIERNMHYVPEYNGYSVILITGSVPYIIIKEDDSSPRLYRFANIPLVSLTRWCKSSVMCVDDIKNARVYTLDRNNIYYGNKLPLKRIDISDVLEDFMTLTNVTFHERSQMFIASYAREIEYEALAEDGEKLVGYQENVPHAKGFQSGILLVNPKTWNIIDKKELPANTLINDAKSMLIQLDSRTRRKKEYVIVGVAVVGTEDLPPSGSFFVFDITEVVPEPGKPDTNFKLSEVFQEEIRGTVSTVCEISGRFLINQSQKVLVRDVQDDNSVVPVAFLDIPVFVTDAKSFGNFMIIGDAMQGFQFVGFDAEPYRMIPLGRSIAKMETVSVEFLVNGGDIFFAITDTDDILHVFKYAPDEPNSLSGQRLLHCTSFNLHSTNTCMALLPKNEEFEPAQANMKNFQAIGGQVDGSVFKLLPLREDVYRRLYVVQQQITEKELQLGGLNPRMERLSNEHYKTTHVLRPMLDFNVIQRFKRLSTDRRKQISQKVGKRAHFEIWRDLINVEFSLRSLCK
- the PIH1 gene encoding Pih1p (similar to Saccharomyces cerevisiae PIH1 (YHR034C); ancestral locus Anc_5.317), giving the protein MDFMLRPAAESSNSVVNLEPIPDFVVKSKLISTEGRPSHLLKLKANTKAFINICHHDEVPKPDIEFTSSVVYPLIMNNQWEVPIVTSSVREDTDKKGAMCYVWDCCINTDCMGWISDDLQLREIVIEWCLESCELSDVVGISREHIAFPKMKKKGEAIPALEIHLSELTNNYQENIAKAAEAEDDGPSNILRMKRSLLDDEPSGLLGNADDDELPPLIPSNKQSGGPLIEEIDSLRIADRQENRHQATVELPELQFDVRIRKTKDTEKFKLRIEVSSQINSGSDLELRYNPQENALEIKNKNLNVYKEKKLHIPLPNIFSESDISRMQSFFVSKDSKLIIFI
- the TDEL0E03060 gene encoding uncharacterized protein (ancestral locus Anc_5.321), yielding MSGRAISTKLTRLLSSVRCARPYSGGNISISDFAATKKGTGSGSFIELPEFKPLQDSILVKIPSSCTVYGKLNKINAISSDPQAKNGPFLAQESTGPSAFSRIMTGEHPANLMMASPTPMSNITVVNIDTDDKGGLYVPDFAENVLCYSGDLTLDKKSRVEGYGVLALAGKGPVYQIILKEGEEMMVTSESILAYDSQVALKLVKLNSSYGFPKGVSEFLSKYFARYYDQAYITWNKWFTGSKIYSNIQGPGTFFLQTHFIAGSKTYTEKDIMEALDSRN
- the BFR2 gene encoding rRNA-processing protein BFR2 (similar to Saccharomyces cerevisiae BFR2 (YDR299W); ancestral locus Anc_5.316) — encoded protein: MGRFVADEISELANRPVNRDIDIEDNDVGVFEHQENGSSDDNVSDLEDKEAENAHYTSVEKSRLRDDGIALKDAKYSGAVGSREDLYADEEESQDQGEGASESESESESESESESESDAVSLKTDSEDELLSESEEESGASETEDAQYKRERLAKLIQQETNSAVKKLSETTQRDAAKGLCILEQGKLFENIIDVRIKLQKAVNSANVLPLTKESWKQCEEANIAKLTKKTQQLLEKVLGQMIDFRTEFQIKDHISQEPEASDRKGKRTMAELEKETDRLDGELKKYRSAVLNKWSTKVSSASGSHALNSTKFKAINQPSDVQVENQLADSERLLKRTSLSRRNITPVRFQEDLSSGRLPLLNAETPDDIVEDDIDVPANYDPRKKDNSALDTAENPYIFDDEDFYRVLLNDLVDKKILDAKNSNGATANIAITSRSNNKLKKNVDTKASKGRKLNYTVQEPIANFEAPRDLGYKWSDEQIDEFFAGLLGQRVDFNENENDTEENGNAPELEAIKNDDIQIFG